DNA from Bradyrhizobium diazoefficiens USDA 110:
CTCCAGCGCAATCTTGCCGTTTGACGCTTCCAGGATCTCATAGCCCTGCGTCGTCAGCCCCATCCGCAGCAATTTGCGGATCGGTGGCTCGTCGTCGATGACCAGAACCTTGATCGGGGCGGCACTCATGCGGCGGTATCCAATGCGTGGGTCTGTGCCGGAACGGGCAAACGGATGGTGAGGACCGCGCCGCTCCGGTCGCTGCGGTTGGCGGCCGAGATCGTGCCATGCATTGCCTCGACGAAGCCGCGGGAAATGGCGAGCCCGAGCCCGGTGCCGGGACGAACGTGATCGCCCTTCTGCACGCGATAGAACTTGTCGAACACGCTCTCGACCTCGTCCGGCGGAATACCGCTCCCCTCGTCGGCGATCTGGAGCACCACTTGATCTCGCTCGCGCTGGCTCTTGATCGAGATCGTCGTCTCCGCCGGCGAATACTTCGCGGCGTTGTCGAGCAGGTTGAACAGCACCTGCTCGAACAACACGGCATCCAGCTGGAGCATCGGCAGATCGGCGGCCAGCACCAGCTCCACCTTGTGCGCCGTGAGGATCTTGGCTGCCCGCCGGAGTGCGCTGCCGACGATCTCACTAAGATCATGCAGCGCCGTGTTGGGCACGATGGCGCCGGATTCGAGCTTCGTCATGTCGAGCAGATTGGCGATGAAACGGTTGAGTCGCTCGGACTCGTCGATCACGGTGGCCAGCAGGTCGCGCTTCTCGGTGTCGGACAAGGCACCTGCCAGATCGCGCATCGTGGAGGCGGCCCCCAACACGGAGGCGAGCGGCGTCTTGAGGTCATGCGAAATCGACGTCAGCAGTGCCGAGCGCAGCCGCTCGGATTCGACGGTGCGCTTGACGCGGTCCATGTCCTCGACCAGCAGCACGCGCTCGATCGCGAGCGCGCCCTGGTCGACCAGCGCGTCCAGCAGCCGGCGCTGGTCCGGCGTCAGCAACGGGCCGGTACGGTCGTTGTCGATGCCGATCACCCCGATCGGGCCGCGGCCGGTGCGCATCGGCAGGAACAGCCGTTTCGCACCCGGCAGCGTGTCCGAGCCGCGACCGGCTGGGCGATCATTGCTCCAGGCCCAGTTGGCGGCGGCAAGGTCCGCCTGGTCGAGCTGGTCCTCCGGCGGATAGCCGGACTTCACCGTGAGCAGCCCATCCTCCGGCAGCAACAGCACCACGCGCACCTTCAGCATCAGCGCGATCTGATAGGCCGTCGCCCACAAGACGTCGTCGAGCGTGGCGGTGCCGGCAAGCTTGCGGCTGAAAGCATAGAGCTGCTCGGTGGTCCTGATCCGGCCGATCGCGGTGTCGGCCTGCGTGCGCACGCGCGCGGCGACATTGGAGACGATCATCGCCACCACCATGAACAGGACAAAGGCGGCGACGTTGGTCGGATCGGTGATCGTGAAGGTGTAGATCGGCGGCAGGAAGAAGAAATTATAGGACAGCGAGGCCGCGACGGTGGCGAGCAGCGACGGCCACAGGCCATAGCGGACCGCGACCGCCACCACGGCCGTGAGCAGCACGAGGTCCACGTTCTCGATGCCGAACCTCGGCTGAATCAGCTCGGCAGCGCCGAGGCCGATCAGCACGATGCCGAGCGCCTTCAGATAGGGCAGCGGATCGAACGGCTCCGTCCGCGCCGCGGTCTGCACCGCGGTCTTGGGCGCCGCCTCGCCCGGCACATCGTCGCCGGCGATGACATGAACCGTGATATTGCCGGCACGGCGCACCAGGTCATGCACGACCGAGCCGCGCGTGATCTCGAACCAGCGCGAGCGCGTCGACTTTCCGATCACGATCTGGGTGACGTTGTTGCCCTGCGCGAAATTGACGACGTCGTCGGCGATGCGGCGGCCGACCGCGGGAATCGTCAGTGCCTCGCCGCCCAAGGCTTCGGCGAGCCGCAGCGTGTCGGCGAGCCGGTCGCGCTCGTCATCGGAAAGCTGGAGGGAGCGCCGCGTCTCGATCGAAATCGCGGTAAACGGCGCATGCAGCCGGTCGGCCAGCCGCTTGGTGTAGCGCACGAGGCCGGCGGCGCGCGGATCCTCGCTGACGCAGACGAGAATACGCTCGCCCGCGGCCCAGGGGCCGG
Protein-coding regions in this window:
- a CDS encoding sensor histidine kinase, producing the protein MVRERRDSEQRPSPEALLEAARREESASGKLKIFVGAAPGVGKTYEMLQSAHAKRKAGIDVVVGFVETHGRAETEALVRGLEVVPRKRLDYRGQTIEEMDLDAVIARRPQIALVDELAHTNAAGSRHPKRYLDVEELLSHGIDVYTAVNIQHTESLNDVVAQITHVRVRETVPDSVFDRADAIELIDLTPDDLIQRLREGKVYVPRQAERALEHYFSPGNLTALRELALRRTAERVDEQLLTHMQANAIAGPWAAGERILVCVSEDPRAAGLVRYTKRLADRLHAPFTAISIETRRSLQLSDDERDRLADTLRLAEALGGEALTIPAVGRRIADDVVNFAQGNNVTQIVIGKSTRSRWFEITRGSVVHDLVRRAGNITVHVIAGDDVPGEAAPKTAVQTAARTEPFDPLPYLKALGIVLIGLGAAELIQPRFGIENVDLVLLTAVVAVAVRYGLWPSLLATVAASLSYNFFFLPPIYTFTITDPTNVAAFVLFMVVAMIVSNVAARVRTQADTAIGRIRTTEQLYAFSRKLAGTATLDDVLWATAYQIALMLKVRVVLLLPEDGLLTVKSGYPPEDQLDQADLAAANWAWSNDRPAGRGSDTLPGAKRLFLPMRTGRGPIGVIGIDNDRTGPLLTPDQRRLLDALVDQGALAIERVLLVEDMDRVKRTVESERLRSALLTSISHDLKTPLASVLGAASTMRDLAGALSDTEKRDLLATVIDESERLNRFIANLLDMTKLESGAIVPNTALHDLSEIVGSALRRAAKILTAHKVELVLAADLPMLQLDAVLFEQVLFNLLDNAAKYSPAETTISIKSQRERDQVVLQIADEGSGIPPDEVESVFDKFYRVQKGDHVRPGTGLGLAISRGFVEAMHGTISAANRSDRSGAVLTIRLPVPAQTHALDTAA